The Apium graveolens cultivar Ventura chromosome 10, ASM990537v1, whole genome shotgun sequence nucleotide sequence GGAAACAATTATTTATCCTATTTTCCCTTCTTTCAAGTTTTAGGTTTACAGTTCCTTGGaattcatgtatttggttgcagtTACCTCAATTATAATATATTTTCTCGATCTCATTCAATTATATACAAATTTTTTTAGTGTTTGACACGCGCTTTAAAATGAATATAAAATTTATCttcataatttatttttgaatttttcttttttgtattaaaattcaaacatcaaattttattcaaaagaaaaaaaaattaaaattatttacgGAACTATATTTTAGAGGAGTATTAAAAGGGGTGTCGAGTCCTGTCCCAATGTATAGGGGACAGAGGGGAGTATATTTTACACCATACAAATTTTGAGTGACATGTAAATTATTtaacaaattaaaaaatttataacatagatattttaattaattaatgaCACTCGTTAAACATATAACATAAAATTGCAAATTTTTGTAGTGTTTTGATAGTAGAAATCTCAGATGTCGCAGATGATGAAATATATAGTTCGACTCTTTGAAATTGAATAATGTCAGGATAATCATATACAAAGTTTGAGTAAAATTTTATGAGTCCACCTTTAATTGAAGTTGTCGGAATCCATCTATATTCCGCAAATAAAATATCGTCTAAAAAgttatcttgcaaaacatgtttcacaaatatcaCTACTTCAATAtataaaatcatgcaaatctcatatatttacaagtataatatgtatgttctgcaacatgaacatttatattctgcaaactaagcatgttttgtagaataatatattttgcaacgTTCTACTTGTAAAATCTATACAATGTGCAAGATTTtcaattttattgaaaatctgcaaactaagcatgttttgtagaataatatattttgcaacgttctacttgtaaaatctatgcaatctgcaagattttcaataaaattgtgatatttgtagaatatcATTCGAAAAGTAATATACGTTTTGCAacaatttaaattatattttacttgcagaacatatatggactccaagAACTCCAATGAAATAGGGGACTCCATACAACCTATTATAAATCTTTTCATTCAATTAAAACCAAACACATAAAACATTAGTATGATTCCTTTCCATTCTCTCATTTTGTTTTCCCGTTGCGATGCCTCTTAAATTAATTATATACTAGTTGGTAACCCGTGTGAATCACGGACccggaattaaaaataatagtattacattattatttgcataaaactGAAACTCATAATCCGTGCAAAATACAAATCTAAATATAATAGATAAAATGTTGTTAAAATATGTAGataaaaaaaatctaaattaagtgtaactctaaaattttaccgtatagttctagttatgcatgcacctaattatttacttatacaaatctgacatgttaacttactaatacgattattttaaagtaaactgacgcttggatgttcagcaacaaataaaaattgaaggaaaataaaatttatagagAGTAGAAGTTAATATTTGTCagttgagattttattacataaaattttaaaaatagttgtataatttttttgtgagtaccaagatttgggacttaaacatggtttcgcttattaatatAGATAGTTGACAGTTGATAACCCGAAACACTGGGTCGGGactaaaaatatcgaattaatatttatggagaattattcataatttgtgcgaaacacgaattaaaattaatatattaatatcaaatattagATTGGTACTTACAAAAAAtagttatgtggttaaaaagAATCGAATCAGTTATAAAATTTTCCACCATAATTCTAAttttgcattgttttacttgatatagaaatttaacatattagttttatttacgtgaaacgaattgtatctctatcttacaaaccaaatatatgttctttagataatttaatattaattgataattatcttataattagccttttcaatatagtttTTATTCAGTATTACctaattatcgataaaaattaatttacaaattaaaagtaaataaatgttattaaacttaatttaatattacttaatataatctaaatacagcccataaatttgttattgttaaaatatgttttttaattttaagtaaataaacgttgtgatggacagtaacaaatacgatcgttaaatcaataattttcagtttaaaagttaataaatgttactaaagtcatttgcttttacttaattatttttaaaataatattatccaATTTAAAAGTAAACTGACACTAAGATTGACACTAACTAatagaaaataaagtttacaCAGAATAGAATGCAATTCGTGTTAATAGAAGTcagttagtagtttttcaaaataaaagtaaatatatattattttacttaatttaacgtaacttaataaatttttaatataatttataaataaataaagtttatagagaatataagtcaattcgtgttagtaATTTACTTAGTAGTTtgcaaataaaataaaatttacaaagaatggaagtcgatttgtgttaaaaacaaagtttATATATGTCAGATAAGTACCAAAATTTGATATTttgatatattgatatattaagcaccaaattatacatgatttcgtttattaataaagaatataaatttcataaccatattattaatataaatagtGTTTCGGGGACTGTATCCAAAAATGAAAGAGAAAACACGAGAATTATGTAGGACTCCAATCACATGGCACTCTGAGACAGAGCGCGAaagatttaattttattaattccaCTTCTAAGACTTTGAAACACAGCAGCACAAATTAATTGATCTCACACAAGTCACAACCGTACGTGCTGTGTGAAGGCATGCATGCATCCTGGCCtcactttatatatatatatatatgtaacaCCAGTAGAGTAGAGTACACTTGATTAATTGATCGAGGCGGCGTATCACAGACACCCGTAAGAGTACACTTGATTGAATCGACGATCACTTAACGGTGATGAGTCCTCTTTTGCTAAGAGTATCCTTGATACTATTGAGAGAAACCTCCATATCTGTGCAAAGCTTGTGAGGATCAGGAATCACATTTGAATCGACTGTTAGAATTAGAACCATTTTATCGCCACAACTCTGCCAATGCATTGTCAATGCCTGCAATATAGATAGAGTTTGGTCAGTATATAAATTGCAGAAATGATGAATAGGAGTATATAGCACTATTGACTAGGATGAGCAAAAAACTGATATGAAACCGAAACTGAACCAATAAGATCCAAAATCGAACCGAAGGCAGGCGATTTCGCGATTGGTTTCGGTTTTATTCAAAAACCGCTCTGAACCGAACCGAATCCTGCTCTCCCATATAACTGAATGCACACAAAAAAGAGATACACAGACACTCACTTGGGGAGCTCCATAAACAGTAGGGGCAACATATGCCAAGGGATGGCCATAAAGACTAATCTCTTCTTGTGGACCAACCACATTTGAGAAAGATACTGTTGTTTTGGAGACTATATTGTGCATTAATGAAGCCACTGTCTGCATTAATATTTATAAGCAAAGCATTAATACATCTACGAATGTCAGATGTGGTATATGTACATATGTAGTATGCATACTTAAATTGAAATTCAATTGTGACTGACCAGTGATCATACGTTTATTTCTATACCTGGAGTCCAAATGATTTGTGTACAAACAGACCAATTGCAAAGGAGCAGACGGCCTCAAATGAGAGCTTTTTTCTATCAAGAGTTGCTTTCGCTCTGCGAATATAATCTAAAGGATCATCTCTTAAACCAATCTCGAATGGCAGAAGAACATACCCGAACTTATTGCCCGACTCTAGCTTCGTCTCGTTTCCCATTATCTTAGCAAAAGCCTGTGTGTTTATATTAAAGCTGTACATTAATTAATCGATATTTACATGTATACAGTTTAATTAACTCGGAAGAGATGAGTTTCTTAGCTTTTTCATCTATTCTTTACCTCGATTCCTGCAGATGGTCTCAAGTTAACATATAGAGCTGCTCTAACACGAAGTCCTTTCGGCAGAAAATCTCTGGTTTTGCTAGCCATTTCATATCCAGCATTCTCACCTTGCTTGCTTGCTAGAGACAGGCATTATATAACATAGTTTGGATAAAAAATACTGAACTTCAACATGCATGAATCAGAATGTTCTAAATTATACAAATTAATTTAGCATGTTGAATCATTGTATTATAAGAAATTAGATGAAATCTATTTATATATCTAACTTGACATAAACAAAAAAACACCAGACGAGATTAGTGTAATTTGAAGTGTGACATAGACGATATAAAGCAAGCTTATATACTCACCATATCGTCCATTGAGATAGCGAGAAAGCCCAGCTTCAGTTACTCCAAACAGTACGTCATTGATGGTCTACAAGCATGATTTATAACAATTATTAAAACCGTCATGGACACTATATCACAGTAATTTTAGTGGCAGGAAGAGTAAAAAATTTGAACGTTATTATAATTTATGGACTTTGTTTTCTAATTTACGCGATGCATGCATGTTTCTTCGCTGTATGAAGAGTAGAACATATATACAGATTTAGATTTACCGTGTTCATTGCAGTTTTTACAAGCTTGATATCCTTTAGATTAATAAGCTTGTGCACCATACGCTTCTTAGCGTACCCAGACTCTGGTGAGCCTTTAATAGGAGTATCGGTGTCTTTCAGAAAGAGCGCAGTGGCAGCCAAAATCAGAATATCCACAAAAGTGTTGAAAACCATCGAAATCATGGTCCAGAAAGTGCACCAAAGCCCTTTTGGTTTGGAGCTCGAATGGCTCCTAACTCTACTACTAGTCGGAAGAGTAGGCAACATCATGGGATTCGAAGATTGGCGAGTACAGGCCAAGAGGCTGGACATGAGAGAAATGCCATCACCGATTGAATGGTGAACCTTAAAAACAACAACACCGCTAGCTCCTGatgtttttatatttaaaatgtGAAGCTCCCATAAAGGTTTAGAGTAGTCCATTTTTGTCTTATGAAGATCTGATATGTAATCTTCTACGTATTTGTCTGCTTCATCTGCTGAATCCTCCATCTTGTCGAGATCTATCTTCGGGACAAAAACGTGTTCGTCCACGTTCACTTTCGTCttcctccacctcattttcccgTCATTTCTCTCATCCATCACCTTACAATTTATACAAGAAAACCCACGTTTAGAATTATGATTAGCCAAACAAACCACAAGTAAAAGAGTTATTATAAGTTTAGGAAAGCAAATCTTACCAGCAAGCTGGAGAAACGAGGATGCTTGGCCAGAGTATTCTCCAAGCCCAATTTAACACGGCTGGGGTCCCACTTAGTTTTTGAACCCATGGTAGCCATGACATAGCACTTCAGTCGTGGTGTTTGAAACAACAATGCAGGGGGACTTAGCGGCTCATCATCGGGTGTCATTTCATTCTCGGCAGCTGATCTTTCGATATTTAGAGGTTTGAGGCTGCCAATAGTTTCCATGTAAACTCTTGGCTTGGTTAATATAACTATGTTAAGTTTCGAATAAGTGTTTTCTTGCTCGAGCTTGAGCTTTGTACAAGAAATGATAATAACAAAGGGGTGCAGTCACTACTCACTATATAGGGATCATTGACTTAAGGGGTTCAAATTTTCTTTGTTCCTAAACAGCGATGTATAATTAAGACGACCACCTACCAGTCTCGCTTATTTACTTCAAATAATACTATCATCTTCTGGCTCAGcagaaatatataaataaatatatcatCGTCTGGTAAGTAGGATATTTTTGACCAAATTCATTATGTTGTTGCAATTAACTTTCTATGTAGGCTCTAGCTCGCTACACTAAAGCATCTCGAACGGGGGAATACCCTGAGCTATAAAATTCATGTGGCATTCGAACAGCATCAGTTATATAAATTCTTCAAAACATATGTTCCATGCTTCCATTCAAGGGAAGATTTTTAGCTATCCCGGTTTAATCTTCAATATTTATTGTTTTTCGGTCTATCAGATAAACGCATCTCACGTCAAATATTTCATCACTCTTGGACTCTTGCGACAACTTTTTTTCTACTCATTCAGtattatctttgttattttataatAATACTTTAGCTAATTATTTTAACCACCCCTCTTATAAGCTTATGCGCCACAACACATACTgattatttagcaaaaaaaaactATACAATATACCTAGAGCCGTAAATTAGTCGAACTGAATCAAACTCTTAAGTGttcatttttcaaaaaaaaataaatatataacaAACTCGAATTTTTATTGAGAGTCAAAAATTTTGTTCTGTTATCGACTCATTAAGAAAAAGGTTATTCATGAATATGTTCACGAATTATGGTTGAACGAATAACTCATGAATATTATATACGGACTTTTAATCACAAACAACTTAGTGCTTGTTTGGTATACAATGAGAATTGTTGTTGGCGGAATTTCGCAACAACACGAAACCCGAAATTACTGAAATAGTAGAGCGATTAACGTATAAATTTGTTTTCAGGGATTAGGGTTTATGAAAATAGAGGGTGTGAACTTGGGACGGGTCTCGATACGTCTCGTGTATCGGATCATTTTACCAAGGTGCATGTGTACCAATTTATATTGGAACAAGGTTAAGCAGTTCTGTAAAATTGATTGTATCAATCACTTAAAGGCTTTAGGGATAAATTTTGTTAATGTGGTAAATTATCGATTTTATCTGATTAAATCATGGCGTTGATATACCTTCGTGATTCGAAGAATATCTTTGAGATATATTTTTCGTTATAGATTTATTGATATTGATTTTTTTCCTAATTTCAGATAGAGTATAACTTGGgctttaaataattaattattaatcataattaatactTAATAAATTACGGAATTATTAGAAAATATTAGCTATGCCAAAACGTGGCATAACTACTACCCCGGTTCTTCAGTATAATTTGTTGCAGCGTAGACTAAGCATTCTTCGCCGCTGAAAACTAAAAATAAGAATTTAGTTCATAACACGAAGCACCTTCATGCtgaaaataattttgaaaatgcTTGTGCGAGCGAGACCATGTAAGATCTGAAAaagatatatatttttcttgtttGTGGTTTCGTGAGCAGAAATATATAAATTCATTGCAAACATCACTGTTAAATTGAACCTTAGTTTATgatttcttcaagatatatcagTTGAATGTAAAATAATATTGTTGAGGTAAATTGCAACTATTATTCAAGTGTTAAAAGATCAACAAACATGCTTTAAGGATAAGGTAGAATTCCCAGCTTTCAATCTCTTTTCATACTTGAAATAAAGTGGAACGACCGACCTTCATTCTCGTTCCATACTTGAGATAAGGCGAGTTTACACCTTAAATATTTCCATTTGCAATCTTTCTGCTTATATATGTGTAAGATATAAGCTAATTTGTACACATATGGGTGTCAAAAAGAAGCTAGCGTTGTTCATTTGAGCGTCAATAATGAAATAGTTCACAAACTGAGAAACATATCTTTCTAATTGATTACCTTAGCTATTCAACTTAACAATCCCAATTTAcatgtttaaaaatatttttcgacATATATGTATTACCGCAacaatatatttaaaatattttaaatacaATCCCAACATATTACATagaaaattgcccaaaataatTATTTCACCCGATGTGCGTGCCAATATATATACCTATTGTCGGGGACTACCATCCTTTTTACCTAATGCATACGCCTGTGTATATTACTGACATGGAACAAAAACCCCATCTgttactaaaaaataaagtaaagcCCAACCCTTTTATGTTGCATCAGGAGCGACTGGTGTATCTGCCTAAGTTTTACTCTAACTTATACGTATGAAGTCAATCAAGTGAATCAAGTGTCGAAATTCGATCAAGTGAATTAAGTCTATTACTCCATAGCAAAAAAGCATAAACATCTTCTTTCTCCAAGCTTCACCTGCAAGATGGCGTATCCGGTACATGCTATTACAACCAAGGCGTATCCATCTCACTGCGACTACAGATTAGGAGTATTTAGATTGTTACTCCGACTTATTATGGGTATCCCATGGATGCTAATTCTGAGAAGGTGTAGCAAGCCTAATACGTCTCGGATGTAGGCATATCAAGTTACTTCGTGTTTACGGGCATGTCAATGATAGACTATCACATTTCACCGCTAACACTGTCGTATTTACATGATATTGCTTGATTGTTGGCATATCCGGCTCATACTCCTTTGCTATAGGTGTATCCTGTGAAATctccaaaataaatatttcatATGATATTTTTCCAAATATATGTGTCGGCCAAAATTAGGATTTCGCAATAATTTAACAATTACGATAAAATATCACTTGCATAAAATCTTGaataataaatttctttttatcaaaaatatctaaaatcatcactacaagaaaaacgggtcggtcgtatttaactaaatacgaTCAGTTTTTGGACTGGTCGCATTGTTAGGGGGaatacacacaagtatagaattaaataaataatgCAAAACATacactcaatatatgacgcggaaTAACCCACGTgccaacttgtattattaatcaaaacaattatcaataatacaatcaatctcaccaaacggtattcactcaagcgatacttaagtcaaacaatactcaagcatacatcaaaataataacatgactatgtatatatagtcatcacaaacttagccaacaagacatacctaatctgattacaataataattgtctacccatacaattattacccattcctattataataataattatcaacacatacaattattacccaactcaattatgataataattgtctacccatacaattattacccaatccaattatgttttctatcaccaagcccatactacctattgggtttaaccccaacaattctccccttcaacccaatatgATTTCCTGCACAACCGAATTAACGGTCACCATCAAGCCATCGATGTCGATCCGCCAATACCTCCCCTCGAATAATAACCCCTCATTCTAGTACAAAAATATTTCTCTTATCTTTTTGACCTTTGAGTATCTCTAAATCTCCTTTAGTGACTTTCAACATATTGTTCTTCATCATAACAGTATAtcccaaatcaactaatttacccaACGAAATTAGATTTCGATTTAACTCCGGTATGTATCTTACTTGAGTTAACTTCTGAACACGACCATTGTGACGTTTCATTGTTACCTCACCAATGCCAGCAACCTTTACCGTTTTACCGTTCGGTAAAGTTACCATCTTTCCCTCACACTTTTTGTAGGAAGAGAACCACTCCCTCCTACCACATATGTGATGAGAACATCCTGAGTCAAGCACCCATTCTTCTTTTGATCCATTCTCTTCTTGAACCAAAAGAACATCTTCATCAGCTTCTACAAGCGAAACACTACCCCtcgatttttcttcaactctctcacGTCTTCTCTTGCCTTTGGACACATAAATTGTATATGACCCAATTCCTCACAGTAAAAACACCTGATGTTAGGGTTATATTTTTTTAACATACTTCTTTTCTAGTGTCACGCGCACGTACCACGAATGCACTTCCATCATATGTGTCACTCGATTTTTGTTTCATCAATCTTTCGGCCTCCAGAACAACAACAATAGTCTCATCCAAATCTAACTTCATTTTTCCAACCAATAAAGAAGTCATCACAGTATTATACTTCTTCAGTAGAGACACTAGTAGTAGAACAGCTTTGTCCTCATCCTTCaatttttcatccaaattattcagctggttgattaagccattaaaacgattcagatgatctcttaaatctctGTATTCTTCCATCTTGAGCCCGAACAAATCTTTCTTGAGAAACAACTTGTTGGCCAAAGACTTTGAGTGATAAGTCTTCGTTAACTTCTCCCACAAA carries:
- the LOC141691953 gene encoding wax ester synthase/diacylglycerol acyltransferase 11-like gives rise to the protein METIGSLKPLNIERSAAENEMTPDDEPLSPPALLFQTPRLKCYVMATMGSKTKWDPSRVKLGLENTLAKHPRFSSLLVMDERNDGKMRWRKTKVNVDEHVFVPKIDLDKMEDSADEADKYVEDYISDLHKTKMDYSKPLWELHILNIKTSGASGVVVFKVHHSIGDGISLMSSLLACTRQSSNPMMLPTLPTSSRVRSHSSSKPKGLWCTFWTMISMVFNTFVDILILAATALFLKDTDTPIKGSPESGYAKKRMVHKLINLKDIKLVKTAMNTTINDVLFGVTEAGLSRYLNGRYASKQGENAGYEMASKTRDFLPKGLRVRAALYVNLRPSAGIEAFAKIMGNETKLESGNKFGYVLLPFEIGLRDDPLDYIRRAKATLDRKKLSFEAVCSFAIGLFVHKSFGLQTVASLMHNIVSKTTVSFSNVVGPQEEISLYGHPLAYVAPTVYGAPQALTMHWQSCGDKMVLILTVDSNVIPDPHKLCTDMEVSLNSIKDTLSKRGLITVK